Proteins encoded by one window of Flavobacterium sp. N502540:
- a CDS encoding aconitate hydratase — protein MAFDIEMIKKVYENMPGRVDKARELVGRPLTLTEKILYNHLWDGAPSQVFKRGVDYVDFAPDRVACQDATAQMALLQFMHAGKSKVAVPTTVHCDHLIQAKVDAATDLARAKTQSNEVFDFLSSVSNKYGIGFWKPGAGIIHQVVLENYAFPGGMMIGTDSHTVNAGGLGMVAIGVGGADAVDVMSGMAWELKFPKLIGVKLTGKLSGWTAPKDVILKVAGILTVKGGTGAIVEYFGEGATSMSCTGKGTICNMGAEIGATTSTFGYDASMGRYLRSTNRADVADAADKVASYLTGDPEVYANPEQYFDQVIEINLSELEPHLNGPFTPDLATPISKMKEEAIKNNWPLQIQVGLIGSCTNSSYEDISRAASLARQVSAKNLKTKSQFTITPGSEVVRYTIERDGFIDTFHKIGATVFANACGPCIGMWDRDGAEKEERNTIVHSFNRNFSKRADGNPNTLAFVGSPELVTAMAIAGDLSFNPLTDTLINEDGEEVMLEEPTGDELPPKGFDVKDPGFQSPAEDGSGVQVVVSPTSERLQLLAPFDAWDGKNITGAKLLIKAFGKCTTDHISMAGPWLRFRGHLDNISNNMLIGAVNAFNQKTNSVKNQLTGQYDAVPAVARAYKAAGVPSIVVGDHNYGEGSSREHAAMEPRFLGVKAVLVKSFARIHETNLKKQGLLGLTFANETDYDKIKEDDTINFTDLTQFAPGKPLTLEFVHADGTKDIILANHTYNQGQIGWFVAGSALNLIAAGKA, from the coding sequence ATGGCTTTTGATATTGAAATGATTAAAAAAGTGTATGAGAACATGCCCGGTCGTGTTGATAAAGCACGAGAGCTTGTTGGTCGCCCACTTACGTTAACAGAGAAAATTTTATACAATCATCTTTGGGACGGAGCACCGTCTCAGGTGTTTAAAAGAGGAGTAGATTATGTTGATTTTGCACCGGATCGTGTAGCCTGTCAGGATGCAACAGCACAAATGGCATTATTGCAGTTTATGCATGCCGGAAAATCTAAAGTAGCAGTACCTACAACAGTACATTGCGATCACCTGATTCAGGCAAAAGTAGATGCTGCAACCGATTTGGCAAGAGCAAAAACACAAAGTAACGAGGTTTTTGACTTCCTTTCATCGGTTTCAAATAAATACGGAATTGGCTTCTGGAAACCGGGAGCGGGAATTATTCATCAGGTTGTACTTGAAAATTACGCTTTCCCCGGCGGAATGATGATCGGTACCGATTCTCACACCGTAAATGCAGGTGGTTTAGGAATGGTTGCGATTGGTGTTGGTGGAGCTGATGCTGTAGACGTGATGTCAGGTATGGCTTGGGAGTTGAAGTTTCCGAAGTTAATAGGAGTAAAACTAACCGGTAAGTTATCAGGTTGGACAGCTCCTAAGGATGTTATTCTTAAAGTAGCCGGTATACTTACGGTAAAAGGTGGTACAGGAGCTATTGTTGAGTATTTTGGCGAAGGAGCAACTTCTATGTCCTGTACCGGAAAAGGTACTATTTGTAACATGGGCGCCGAAATTGGAGCGACCACTTCAACTTTTGGATATGATGCTTCTATGGGGCGTTACCTGCGCTCTACAAACCGAGCCGATGTTGCCGATGCTGCCGATAAAGTGGCTTCTTATTTAACAGGAGATCCGGAAGTATATGCTAACCCGGAACAATATTTTGATCAGGTGATCGAAATTAATTTATCTGAATTAGAACCGCATTTAAATGGTCCTTTCACACCGGATTTGGCGACTCCAATTTCTAAAATGAAAGAAGAGGCAATCAAGAACAACTGGCCGTTACAAATTCAGGTAGGGTTAATAGGTTCTTGTACCAATTCTTCTTACGAAGATATTTCCCGAGCAGCTTCTTTAGCCCGACAGGTAAGTGCGAAAAACTTAAAAACAAAATCTCAATTTACAATAACGCCGGGTTCTGAAGTAGTTCGTTATACTATCGAGCGTGATGGATTTATTGATACCTTTCATAAAATTGGAGCGACTGTTTTTGCTAATGCCTGCGGACCTTGTATTGGTATGTGGGACAGAGATGGAGCAGAGAAAGAAGAAAGAAACACCATTGTGCACTCTTTCAATCGTAACTTTTCTAAACGTGCAGATGGTAATCCAAATACTCTAGCCTTCGTAGGTTCGCCCGAATTGGTAACTGCTATGGCTATTGCAGGAGATTTAAGTTTTAATCCGCTTACAGATACTTTAATCAATGAAGATGGAGAAGAAGTAATGTTAGAGGAACCTACAGGAGACGAATTGCCTCCAAAAGGATTTGATGTTAAAGATCCGGGATTCCAGTCCCCGGCTGAAGACGGTTCAGGGGTTCAGGTGGTGGTAAGTCCAACATCTGAACGTTTGCAATTATTAGCGCCTTTTGATGCTTGGGACGGTAAAAATATTACGGGTGCTAAATTGTTGATCAAAGCATTCGGAAAATGTACTACCGACCACATTTCTATGGCAGGACCATGGTTGCGTTTCCGTGGACATCTGGATAATATTTCGAACAATATGCTGATTGGTGCCGTAAATGCCTTCAATCAAAAAACAAATTCGGTTAAAAATCAATTAACAGGGCAATATGATGCTGTTCCTGCTGTGGCACGTGCCTACAAAGCTGCCGGAGTTCCATCTATTGTTGTGGGAGATCATAACTACGGAGAAGGTTCTTCGCGCGAGCATGCCGCTATGGAGCCTCGCTTTTTAGGAGTTAAAGCGGTGTTGGTAAAATCTTTTGCCCGTATCCACGAAACCAATCTTAAAAAACAAGGTCTTTTAGGATTGACTTTTGCTAATGAAACCGATTACGATAAAATCAAAGAAGATGATACCATCAATTTTACTGATTTAACCCAGTTTGCTCCCGGAAAACCATTAACATTAGAGTTCGTTCACGCCGATGGCACTAAAGATATTATTCTCGCAAACCATACTTATAACCAAGGTCAGATTGGCTGGTTTGTTGCAGGTTCAGCTTTGAATTTAATTGCAGCCGGAAAAGCCTAA
- a CDS encoding NlpC/P60 family protein gives MVFRLIAILFFFSVGAFSQEKYIKHKISQGENLTVIAKKYGVKPKDITAANPNAPKVLKLNSVLLIPNRNKTVAKAAAKKTEEIIANVTPQTTPGSHEVAAKETLWGISKKYNVSVDDLKKANPLLESEGLKIGQQINIPSNTATTAVAAVPVIENVQEPEMVEVTREVLSKETKYAIAKEFGITVKELEKQNPAIKKRLKVGYLLKINVSPEKAAALQEVKPIETTTSTPSIQIAEETVVKKDSTFVRGINNNSELIEQLIVNATENIGTRYRSGGTTKAGFDCSGLMICTFNNFDIKLPRSSIEQSRIGVRVDTDAAQKGDLIFFKTNGRRRINHVGMVVEVTEGEIKFVHSSTHGGVMISSTKEPYYQRSFSQVNRVLQ, from the coding sequence ATGGTTTTCAGGTTAATAGCAATTTTGTTTTTTTTCAGTGTTGGTGCTTTCTCACAAGAAAAGTATATTAAGCATAAAATCTCACAAGGAGAAAATCTTACTGTAATTGCTAAAAAGTACGGAGTAAAACCAAAAGATATTACAGCAGCAAATCCTAATGCACCCAAAGTTCTAAAGTTAAATTCGGTTTTGTTAATCCCAAATCGCAATAAAACAGTTGCTAAAGCAGCTGCCAAAAAGACTGAAGAAATTATTGCAAATGTTACTCCGCAAACTACTCCCGGATCCCATGAAGTTGCTGCCAAAGAAACACTTTGGGGAATTTCCAAAAAATACAATGTTTCAGTTGATGACTTAAAAAAAGCCAATCCACTTCTGGAAAGTGAAGGTTTAAAAATCGGACAGCAAATTAATATTCCGTCTAATACAGCTACAACAGCTGTAGCAGCTGTACCTGTAATCGAAAATGTTCAGGAGCCTGAAATGGTTGAGGTAACCAGGGAAGTTTTGTCAAAAGAAACGAAATATGCGATAGCAAAGGAGTTTGGGATAACCGTAAAAGAACTGGAAAAACAAAATCCTGCAATTAAAAAGAGGTTAAAAGTGGGGTACCTGCTTAAGATTAATGTTTCTCCGGAAAAAGCGGCAGCCTTACAAGAAGTAAAACCTATCGAAACCACGACATCGACACCATCCATACAAATTGCTGAGGAAACTGTTGTGAAAAAAGATTCCACATTTGTTAGAGGAATAAACAATAATTCGGAACTTATTGAGCAATTGATTGTAAATGCAACAGAGAATATTGGAACGCGTTACCGGTCAGGCGGAACTACAAAAGCTGGTTTTGACTGCTCAGGATTAATGATTTGTACCTTTAATAATTTTGACATTAAACTGCCTAGAAGTTCGATAGAACAATCCAGAATTGGAGTTAGAGTTGACACTGATGCCGCACAAAAAGGAGATTTAATTTTCTTTAAAACTAACGGAAGACGCCGTATCAATCATGTTGGAATGGTTGTCGAAGTGACCGAAGGAGAGATTAAGTTTGTACATTCTTCTACACACGGCGGGGTAATGATTTCATCCACAAAAGAACCTTATTACCAAAGAAGTTTTTCTCAGGTAAACCGTGTTCTTCAATAG
- a CDS encoding response regulator, translating to MEIKPIFLVIEDNLIDQLVIKQLLTKVLDIDQIIIANNGREGIQWLVTKNNDHPLIILLDIQMPIMNGFEFLEEFHKLKKGIKKGIQIYILSSTLDPDEIAAITANKYVSAFLNKPFPIDEFKTILLNY from the coding sequence ATGGAAATTAAGCCCATATTCCTGGTCATTGAAGACAATTTGATTGATCAGCTTGTCATCAAACAACTACTGACAAAAGTCCTTGATATCGATCAGATCATCATTGCGAATAATGGCAGAGAAGGAATTCAGTGGCTTGTTACTAAAAACAATGACCACCCGCTTATCATTTTACTGGATATTCAAATGCCAATAATGAATGGTTTTGAATTCTTAGAGGAATTTCATAAATTAAAAAAAGGAATAAAAAAAGGAATTCAAATTTACATACTTTCATCGACTTTAGATCCTGACGAAATTGCTGCAATTACAGCAAATAAGTATGTGAGTGCTTTTTTAAACAAGCCGTTTCCAATAGATGAATTTAAAACAATACTGCTTAACTATTAA
- a CDS encoding sensor histidine kinase, whose amino-acid sequence MSKSPFFKNIRFPNVFILLIIVFISCALLICINFFTIKILSANRAYVHGESHYSKGQKDAARYLIMYLFTKDTNQWKLFSQELKVPQGDGIARRSLLKYGDNEIARRGFLTGRNHKDDLDDIVWLFVNFKDVSFLAKAIHEWGQGDELIAKLSKLGQQVDAQIKQNLLTPASQQKFLNEISTISDKLTINERNFLNTLGEGTRKIKSLLIITNIIFILIIVISVCTYYSIMVKRLVISKKEIEEKNENLIHVNHELDRFVYSASHDLRSPITSLKGLIEITQLEDDIEQVRDYLTLMHKSLVRQDQFIVDIIDYSKNKRKQIIIEPVSLKELLDESISQLMHIENANKIKFTKELLIDTIQSDDLRLRIIISNLLSNAIKYADINKEEMFISIKTYTEEGYNKIEITDNGIGIKDEFKNNIFEMYFGTNKNKGSGLGLYIVKEAVENIKGSISVFSENTIGSKFIVAIPNYHGN is encoded by the coding sequence ATGTCTAAGAGTCCGTTTTTTAAAAATATACGCTTCCCGAATGTTTTCATTCTATTGATAATTGTATTTATTTCCTGCGCTTTACTTATCTGTATCAACTTTTTTACAATAAAAATACTTTCCGCAAACAGAGCTTATGTTCATGGTGAATCACATTATTCAAAAGGACAAAAGGATGCTGCACGATATCTCATTATGTACCTTTTCACTAAAGATACAAACCAATGGAAGCTCTTTTCTCAGGAATTAAAAGTCCCTCAGGGTGATGGTATTGCCAGAAGATCGCTTTTGAAATATGGAGACAACGAAATTGCCCGAAGAGGTTTTCTAACAGGACGAAATCATAAAGATGACCTGGATGACATTGTCTGGCTGTTTGTAAACTTCAAAGATGTATCTTTTTTGGCAAAAGCGATTCACGAATGGGGTCAGGGTGACGAATTAATCGCTAAATTATCCAAGTTGGGTCAGCAAGTCGATGCCCAGATCAAACAAAATCTGCTGACTCCGGCCAGTCAGCAAAAATTTCTTAACGAAATTAGTACTATCAGCGATAAACTCACTATTAACGAACGTAACTTCCTGAATACTCTGGGAGAAGGAACACGAAAAATCAAAAGTCTTCTGATCATTACCAATATTATTTTTATTCTGATCATTGTAATAAGCGTATGCACTTATTATTCGATTATGGTAAAACGTTTAGTCATCTCCAAAAAAGAAATTGAAGAAAAAAATGAAAATCTAATCCATGTAAATCATGAACTGGACCGATTTGTCTATAGTGCATCACATGATTTAAGGTCACCTATAACATCACTAAAAGGGTTGATCGAAATTACCCAACTAGAGGATGATATTGAACAAGTCAGAGACTATTTAACACTCATGCACAAAAGCCTTGTCAGACAAGATCAGTTTATAGTTGATATTATAGATTACTCTAAAAATAAACGCAAACAAATCATCATAGAGCCTGTGAGTTTAAAGGAATTATTAGACGAATCTATTTCGCAGTTGATGCATATCGAAAATGCCAATAAAATAAAATTCACAAAAGAACTATTAATCGATACCATTCAAAGCGATGACTTGCGTCTGAGAATCATTATCTCGAATTTACTCTCAAATGCTATAAAATATGCCGATATTAATAAGGAGGAAATGTTTATTTCAATTAAAACTTATACGGAAGAGGGGTACAACAAAATTGAAATAACAGATAACGGTATTGGAATTAAAGATGAATTTAAAAACAATATTTTTGAAATGTATTTTGGTACGAACAAAAACAAAGGTTCGGGATTAGGTCTTTACATTGTAAAAGAAGCTGTAGAAAACATCAAAGGAAGTATTTCTGTTTTCTCTGAAAACACTATCGGAAGTAAATTTATTGTAGCAATTCCAAATTATCATGGAAATTAA
- a CDS encoding APC family permease, with protein sequence MQENDQEHFKRELGLLDGTMLVVGSMIGSGIFIVSADIARQVGSAGWLTLIWLLSGLITVIAAVSYGELSAMFPKAGGQYVYLKEAYNKLIAFLYGWSFFAVIQTGTIAAVGVAFSKFAAYLYEPLSDENILYELGFFKLNAAQLVSIFTIIVLTFINSRGVKNGKILQTVLTIIKILSLLGLIVFGLTLGAKASIWDANWTDGWVTRSYNAESGSWLPISGTTLITGISAAMVGSLFSSDAWNGVTFIAGEIKNPKRNVGLSLFLGTFIVTIIYVLTNLMYLAVVPFEEIATAKSDRVAVVASHYIFGNMGTLIIAIMIMISTFACNNGLIMAGARVYYTMAKDGVFFKKAAVLNESSVPGWALWAQCFWASALCLTGKYGDLLDFVIIIVLIFYILTIYGIFILRKKMPNIERPYKAFGYPFLPMLYIVIASAICISLLITKFSTCGWGVLIMLTGIPVYYLNKPKEE encoded by the coding sequence ATGCAAGAAAACGACCAGGAACATTTTAAAAGAGAACTTGGATTATTAGACGGAACCATGCTTGTGGTAGGTTCTATGATTGGATCAGGAATATTTATTGTGAGTGCCGATATCGCCAGACAGGTAGGTTCGGCAGGATGGCTAACTCTAATTTGGCTGCTCTCCGGACTGATTACGGTTATAGCCGCAGTGAGTTATGGAGAACTTAGCGCGATGTTTCCAAAAGCGGGAGGACAGTACGTGTATTTAAAGGAAGCTTACAATAAGCTAATTGCCTTTTTGTACGGATGGAGCTTTTTTGCTGTAATTCAGACCGGAACAATTGCTGCGGTAGGAGTTGCTTTTTCAAAATTTGCGGCTTATTTGTACGAACCATTGAGCGATGAAAATATACTTTATGAATTAGGTTTCTTTAAACTCAACGCCGCTCAGTTGGTTTCGATTTTTACAATTATTGTATTGACGTTTATTAATAGTAGAGGGGTGAAAAACGGAAAAATTCTGCAAACCGTTCTAACTATCATCAAAATTTTGTCATTGCTGGGATTAATTGTTTTTGGCTTAACCTTAGGTGCAAAAGCTTCAATATGGGATGCCAATTGGACTGATGGCTGGGTGACCCGTAGCTATAATGCCGAAAGTGGTTCATGGCTGCCTATTAGTGGAACCACTTTGATTACCGGAATTTCTGCCGCAATGGTAGGGTCATTATTTTCCAGTGATGCCTGGAATGGAGTTACCTTTATTGCAGGAGAAATAAAAAATCCAAAACGAAATGTAGGTCTAAGTTTGTTTTTAGGAACTTTTATAGTAACGATTATCTATGTGCTGACCAATTTGATGTATTTGGCGGTAGTTCCGTTTGAAGAGATTGCTACAGCTAAATCAGACAGAGTAGCGGTAGTGGCTTCACATTACATTTTTGGCAATATGGGTACATTGATTATAGCAATAATGATTATGATTTCGACTTTTGCCTGCAACAACGGATTAATTATGGCAGGTGCGAGAGTGTATTATACGATGGCAAAAGACGGTGTTTTCTTTAAAAAAGCAGCTGTTTTAAACGAGTCCAGTGTTCCTGGATGGGCTTTGTGGGCACAGTGTTTCTGGGCTTCGGCTTTGTGTTTGACAGGAAAGTATGGAGATCTGCTGGATTTTGTAATCATCATTGTATTGATTTTCTATATTTTAACGATTTACGGTATTTTTATTTTGAGAAAAAAAATGCCGAATATTGAAAGACCTTACAAAGCTTTTGGATATCCGTTTTTGCCTATGCTGTATATTGTAATTGCAAGTGCAATCTGTATTTCGCTGTTAATTACCAAATTCTCAACCTGTGGATGGGGAGTTTTAATTATGTTGACCGGAATACCGGTGTACTACCTGAATAAACCGAAAGAAGAATAA
- a CDS encoding DUF1810 domain-containing protein produces the protein MAYSNNDLMRFLDAQNKLYLTALSEIKKGKKETHWMWFIFPQIKGLGKSDTANYYAINDLKEATEFLEHPILGKHLIEISELFLTFKRKSADGILGDLDARKLRSSMTLFSLVENTNPVFQEILDAFFSGETDPLTLSIINSTIESTVEAEIA, from the coding sequence ATGGCTTATTCAAACAATGATTTAATGCGTTTTTTAGATGCACAAAACAAACTTTATCTTACTGCTCTTTCCGAAATCAAAAAAGGAAAAAAGGAGACACACTGGATGTGGTTCATTTTTCCTCAGATAAAAGGATTGGGTAAGAGCGATACAGCAAATTATTACGCCATTAACGATCTAAAAGAAGCAACCGAGTTTTTAGAACACCCTATTTTAGGAAAACATCTTATCGAAATTTCTGAACTGTTTTTAACTTTTAAAAGAAAATCAGCCGATGGAATTTTAGGAGATTTAGACGCCCGTAAATTACGTTCGTCTATGACGCTTTTCTCTTTGGTAGAAAATACAAATCCTGTATTTCAGGAAATTTTGGATGCTTTTTTCTCTGGAGAAACAGATCCTCTTACTTTATCTATTATTAATTCAACGATAGAATCAACTGTTGAAGCCGAAATCGCTTAA
- a CDS encoding alpha-ketoglutarate-dependent dioxygenase AlkB family protein: protein MTLFSDTELFATGLKGKKIFDLPDAELILIDNFFTKEESDRFYEKILHQTKWREYEMEMYDKIVTAPRMISWYEDKDNVGADPNGPDWTYELLTIRGRVERETQLEFNSLLLNLYRNGNDGVSWHSDKEHNSGPDPIIASVTFGETRMFRLRHKFRKEIPQVEIPLHHGSFLLMSGTTNSFWQHQVPKTARDVLPRINLTFRRTNRKS, encoded by the coding sequence ATGACACTATTTAGCGATACCGAATTATTTGCCACAGGTTTGAAAGGAAAAAAAATATTTGATTTGCCTGATGCAGAACTTATTTTGATCGACAACTTTTTTACCAAAGAAGAATCCGATCGTTTTTATGAAAAAATACTTCATCAAACTAAATGGAGAGAATATGAAATGGAAATGTATGATAAAATTGTTACAGCTCCCCGAATGATTTCATGGTACGAAGATAAAGATAATGTTGGAGCAGATCCAAATGGTCCTGACTGGACTTATGAATTATTAACGATCAGAGGCCGTGTCGAAAGAGAAACCCAGCTTGAATTTAATAGTCTCCTGCTTAATTTATATCGAAATGGCAATGATGGTGTTTCCTGGCACAGCGATAAAGAACATAACTCCGGACCGGACCCCATTATTGCTTCGGTCACTTTTGGAGAAACTAGAATGTTCCGATTGCGTCATAAATTCCGGAAAGAAATCCCACAAGTGGAAATTCCGCTCCATCATGGTTCCTTTCTGTTAATGTCAGGAACGACCAATAGTTTTTGGCAGCATCAGGTTCCAAAAACGGCACGAGATGTTTTACCCAGAATCAACTTAACCTTTAGAAGAACGAACAGAAAAAGCTGA
- a CDS encoding exonuclease domain-containing protein, with product MKKQEYAIVDIETTGGNASGSCITEIAIVIHDGKKVIERFETLVNPQKEIPLPIFALTGINNEMVANAPIFDDIAEKVMELLNDRIFVAHNVNFDYSFVRHQLEASGFKWTARKLCTVRAARKIRPGFASYSLGKLCNSLDIPLENRHRAGGDAEATAILFSRLLEWDDEGHIEQMIKNTAQDQRLPPNLPPEDFNNLPEKPGVYYFYNEVKKVIYVGKAVNIKKRVASHFSGHNINPQRQHFLRDIYSISYEICGNELMALLLECTEIKHLWPTYNRALKRFEPKFGLYQYEARNGYKYLAIGKLNKFQSCIEHFSSLHEATNILRGLAERFEIDYRFCKYSKPEEGELFQNNDVTDFPDTFLHNEQVDNAIDFLLNNRPTFAIIEKGRTAHERSCIWIENGHFYGMGYIPLDVAITDPSEVKNYATPYKSNQYIVQLIFAYAEKNPRKVFFNKNLLTSRI from the coding sequence ATGAAAAAGCAGGAATATGCCATAGTCGATATTGAAACCACAGGTGGTAACGCCAGTGGCAGCTGCATTACAGAAATTGCCATTGTCATTCACGATGGCAAAAAAGTAATAGAACGCTTTGAGACGCTCGTAAATCCGCAGAAGGAAATACCGCTTCCCATTTTTGCCTTAACGGGTATTAATAATGAAATGGTAGCCAATGCTCCTATTTTTGATGATATTGCCGAAAAAGTAATGGAATTGCTAAACGACCGGATCTTTGTTGCTCATAATGTCAATTTCGATTATTCGTTTGTTCGCCACCAGCTTGAGGCATCCGGATTCAAATGGACAGCCAGAAAGTTATGTACCGTTCGCGCAGCCAGAAAAATCAGACCGGGTTTTGCCTCCTATAGTTTAGGAAAACTTTGCAATTCGCTCGACATCCCTTTAGAAAACAGGCACCGTGCCGGAGGCGACGCAGAAGCTACTGCTATATTATTTTCGCGATTACTCGAATGGGACGACGAAGGTCATATCGAACAAATGATCAAGAACACGGCACAGGATCAGCGCTTACCTCCTAACCTTCCGCCGGAAGATTTTAATAATTTACCGGAAAAACCAGGTGTATATTATTTTTATAATGAGGTAAAAAAAGTAATCTACGTGGGAAAAGCGGTCAATATAAAAAAACGCGTTGCCTCTCATTTCAGCGGTCATAATATCAATCCGCAAAGGCAACATTTCTTACGGGATATTTATTCCATTTCCTATGAAATTTGTGGCAACGAGTTGATGGCACTTCTGTTAGAATGTACTGAAATCAAACATCTTTGGCCAACTTACAATAGAGCTTTAAAACGATTTGAACCAAAATTTGGATTGTACCAATATGAAGCCCGTAATGGATATAAGTATCTGGCTATCGGAAAACTCAATAAATTTCAGTCGTGTATTGAACACTTCAGTAGTTTACACGAAGCAACAAATATACTGCGGGGTTTAGCAGAACGATTTGAAATTGATTATAGATTTTGCAAATATTCAAAACCTGAAGAAGGAGAACTATTTCAAAATAATGATGTAACAGATTTTCCGGATACCTTCCTCCACAATGAGCAAGTCGACAATGCTATTGATTTTTTACTAAATAACAGACCCACTTTTGCCATTATAGAAAAAGGAAGAACAGCACACGAACGCAGTTGCATTTGGATAGAAAATGGTCATTTTTATGGTATGGGATATATTCCGTTGGATGTTGCGATTACGGATCCTTCAGAAGTAAAAAATTATGCAACGCCTTATAAAAGCAATCAATACATTGTACAGTTGATTTTTGCTTATGCAGAGAAGAATCCCCGAAAAGTTTTTTTCAACAAAAATTTGCTGACATCAAGAATATAA